The region TCGGGTGTTCGGCATGGTGTACGTCTGGTCCGCGCCGCGCTGCATGAACACGTACACGAGGTGGTGCCCGTCGGTGGTCTCGATGTACCCGCTGTACGTCAGCAGCTGCCAGCCGTTGCCGCCCTTGGCGCCCACGTACCGCACGCGCTTCTGGTGCGTGAGGGTCAACGCGGACTTCCCGTAGCCGAGCGCCATGACGTCCCGCTGCCAGCGGCGCGACGCGTCCGAGAGGTCGGGCCGCAGGAACTCCTGTGCGACGAGCGTCCCGAACTCGTACGGGGTACTGAGGTTGTACACCTGGGCGTCCAGCGCGTCGTCCCGGCGGTGGTCGAAGTGGTCGTTCAGTTTGCGCTGCACGTAATCGGCGCGGTAGCGCTGGGCGTCCCCGTCGATCAGCGCGGCGATCCGGCGCTGCTCGTCGCCGCGGGCGCCCACCCAGCGGGCCGTGCCGTTGAACGTCGCGGACAGGCCGGTCTGCGCGACCCACCACGCCTTCGTGGGCAGGATCAAGCGCGTTCGGCACAGGCCCAGGCGGTCGGCGACGTCCTGCACGGCGTTCAGGCCCACGCGGCGGTGCAGGATGTCGGTGGCGGTGTTGTCGCTGTTGCGGATCATGCGCTCCGAGAGGGTCCGGACGTCCGACCCGTCGAAGGGGTAGCTGCCCAGCGACTGGTTCTGCCGGGTCACGTCGAACCGTTCCCGCGGCGACACCCGCCCGGCGTCGATGCCGCGCAGCAGCGCCCACAGCACCGCCTGCTTGTACGTGCTGGCCAGCGGGAACACGCTGTCCGGGTTCGTGGCGACCGCGCGGCGGACCGAGAGCGTCACCGGGTCCATCTCGGCCACCCACAGGCCCAGCTGCCCGCTCAGGTGATGCGGGGGCGGCGGGGCCTTGGGGACAGCGGGTGCGGGCGTCAGGCAGCCCCGGTCGTCCCGTAGCGGCGCGGCGGTCACCTGCGGCTGGCCCGGGCGGTCCTCGCCGGGCACCGGCTGACGTTGCAGGGTCACGTGCCCCTCGCGCACCGGGGCGGGCTGGGCGCAGCCCAGCAGGAGAGCGGGCAGCCACCACGCGGCCCGGTAGGACAGGGCCCTCACGTCAGACCGTGACGGGCTCCAGGGTCACGCCCACCGTGCCGGGCCCCGCGTGGGTCGCGACGACCGCGCCGATCATGTGGTCACCCATGTCCTCGAACGCCAGGCCCGCCAGACCGGCGCGCACCTCCTTGACGTACTCCTCGCCGCCCGGGGTGCACATGACCGCCACGCGGGTGCTGCCGTGCGCGGCCGTGTACTTCCGGACGTGCTCGACGAGGTCCGCCATGGCCTTCTTGTGGCCGCGCACACGCCCGCCGGAGTCCACGCGGCCATCCTTGACGACCAGGATGGGCTTGATGTTCAGCAGGCTGCCCAGCAGCGCCTGCGCGCCCCCGATGCGCCCGTTGATCCGCAGGAAGTCCAGGGTGTCCACCGTGAAGCGGATATCGGCCTTGCTTGCCGCGGCCTCCAGCTGCCGCACGATCTCGTCCATGCTCAGGCCCTGGTGGGCCAGTTCGGCGGCGCGCAGGACGCGCAGGCCCAGGCCCATGCTGACCGAGCGGCTGTCCACGACCGTGACCTTCCCCCCGAACTCCTGCGCGGCCAGTCGGGCGCTGCCGACCGTTCCGGACATCTGCCCGCTGATGTGCAGGCTCAGGACCTCGTCGGCCACCTGCAGCGCCTCGGTGTACACGGCCGCGAACTCGGCCGGGCTGGGCTGGCTGGTGCTGGGCGTCTTCTTGCCCGCCTTCAGGCCCGTGAAGATGTCCTGCGGTCTGATCTCCAGGCCGTCCTTGTGCATCTTGCCGTCGAACAGCACGTACAGCGGCACACTCTTCACGCCGATCTGCGCGAGCAGTTCCGGCGTCAGGTCACTCGTGGAATCCGTGACGATCGCAATGGTCATTCCCTCATACTACCGTGACCCTGCACCCGGTGCAGACAACCAGGACGCGAAACCGCCCCGATGTGGGGCGGTCCGCTGGCAGGGTCGTTACTCGGACTTCTTCTTCGGCTGCCACTTCTTGCGGCCACCGGCGCCGGGTTCACTCGTCGCCCCCTGCCCTTCCTCGAGCAGGTTCTCCCCGACCTGTTCGAGGTGCACGTGCTCCGTGATGGGCGCGGCGACCGGTTCGGGGGCGGCAGCCTGCACGTCCGGCGCAGGGGCCGCCGCGGCTTTCGGTGCCCACTTCTTCCGCTCGCCAGTCGGGGCAGGCGCGGCTTCCGGCGTCACGGCGGGAGCGGGCGCGGGCTGCGTGATCGCGGGCTGGGAGGTCGGCTCGGCTGCCTCCGTCACGGGCGCGGCACCGACCGGCTGGCTCTTCGGCGCCCACTTCTTCCGTTCACCTGCGGCGGGGGCCGCCTCGCTCGGCGCGGCAGGTGCGGTGGGCTCGGTGGCCGCCGGGGCGGGCGCCGCCTCTGCGGCGGCTTTGGCCTTGGGTGCCCAGGCCTTGCGGGCGGGGGCGTCCGTGCTAGGTGCGGCCGGAGCAGGCTCGGCCTGAGCGACGGGGGCGGGGTTCACGTCGTCCGCCTTCGCCTTCGGCGCCCAGGCCTTGCGGGCCGGTGCGTCGGCCGCCGGGGTGGTGGGCACCGCAGCCGCAGTCTCGGTCGCAGGGG is a window of Deinococcus grandis DNA encoding:
- a CDS encoding DegV family protein; translated protein: MTIAIVTDSTSDLTPELLAQIGVKSVPLYVLFDGKMHKDGLEIRPQDIFTGLKAGKKTPSTSQPSPAEFAAVYTEALQVADEVLSLHISGQMSGTVGSARLAAQEFGGKVTVVDSRSVSMGLGLRVLRAAELAHQGLSMDEIVRQLEAAASKADIRFTVDTLDFLRINGRIGGAQALLGSLLNIKPILVVKDGRVDSGGRVRGHKKAMADLVEHVRKYTAAHGSTRVAVMCTPGGEEYVKEVRAGLAGLAFEDMGDHMIGAVVATHAGPGTVGVTLEPVTV
- a CDS encoding serine hydrolase, with protein sequence MRALSYRAAWWLPALLLGCAQPAPVREGHVTLQRQPVPGEDRPGQPQVTAAPLRDDRGCLTPAPAVPKAPPPPHHLSGQLGLWVAEMDPVTLSVRRAVATNPDSVFPLASTYKQAVLWALLRGIDAGRVSPRERFDVTRQNQSLGSYPFDGSDVRTLSERMIRNSDNTATDILHRRVGLNAVQDVADRLGLCRTRLILPTKAWWVAQTGLSATFNGTARWVGARGDEQRRIAALIDGDAQRYRADYVQRKLNDHFDHRRDDALDAQVYNLSTPYEFGTLVAQEFLRPDLSDASRRWQRDVMALGYGKSALTLTHQKRVRYVGAKGGNGWQLLTYSGYIETTDGHHLVYVFMQRGADQTYTMPNTRRAFAWINAALRDVLARPPTP